From Cyanobacteria bacterium QS_8_64_29:
CCAGAACGTGCACTGGGCGGACTCAGGCGCGTTTACCGGCGAAGTCTCAGGGGCCATGCTGGCCGAGATGGGCGTTACCCATGCGGTCGTCGGCCACAGCGAACGGCGCGAGCACTTCGGCGATACCGACGAAACGGTCAGCTGGCGGGCGCAGGCAGCCCAGCGGCACGGCTTAATTCCCATCGTTTGCATTGGTGAGAGCAAGCAGCAGCGCGATGCGGGCGAAACGGAGGCTGTCATTACCCGCCAGGTACGTGACAGTTTGGCGGGTCTGGATCTGAATCGCGCGATCGTGGCCTACGAACCCATCTGGGCAATCGGCACGGGCGAGACTTGCGATGCCACCGAGGCCAACCGCGCGATCGGCCAGATCCGCTCGCAGTTATCCAATCCCGAGGTCACCATCCAGTACGGCGGTTCTGTCAAACCCGACAATATCGATGCCATTATGGCTCAACCCCAAATTGATGGCGTGTTGGTCGGCGGTGCCAGTTTGGATCCGAGCAAGTTTGCTCGCATTGTGAATTACCGCTCGTCCTAACGAGGCTGGCTGCTCATGCCTGAGGGGGTCGAACGGCAGCATCTGACCTTGCGCGGGCGCCACTTTCGCTGGGGCACGCGCTCTTACATCATGGGCGTGCTCAACGTGACCCCCGATAGCTTTAGCGATGGCGGCGACTTTATTGCGCCCCAGGCAGCGCTGGCACAAGCCCAGCAACTGGAGGCTGCCGGTGCTGACTTCATCGATTTGGGCGGCGAGTCGACGCGTCCGGGCGCACCCCCTGTTACCGCTACAACGGAACGCGATCGCGTCTTGCCCGTCTTGCAAGCCGTAAGGGCTGCCGTTTCGGCCCCCATCTCCATTGATACGCGGCGTGCAGCCACCGCGCGCGCCGCCGTTGCGGCCGGTGCCGATTTGGTCAACGATGTCTCAGGCGGACGCTT
This genomic window contains:
- a CDS encoding triose-phosphate isomerase, coding for MHKTQAESLAFVQDLMPELDSQAEERDIVLCAPYTALGPLSQKLQDSRVRLSAQNVHWADSGAFTGEVSGAMLAEMGVTHAVVGHSERREHFGDTDETVSWRAQAAQRHGLIPIVCIGESKQQRDAGETEAVITRQVRDSLAGLDLNRAIVAYEPIWAIGTGETCDATEANRAIGQIRSQLSNPEVTIQYGGSVKPDNIDAIMAQPQIDGVLVGGASLDPSKFARIVNYRSS